The DNA sequence CAGGCCGAGGGAATCGACCTCGGTGTCCAACGCGGTGGGCGTGAGCGTGAGCAAGCCGGCGCCGGCCCGCATGCGCACGCGCTTGTCCAGGAACTGGTCGGCGACGGTGCGCATCGCGTTCTGGAGGAACTGCGCGGGCGTGAGCGGGACGCTGCTGCTCATCGGGTTGGTGAGCGCCGCGCCGATGTCCGAGCCGAACAGAGACCTGCTCACACCCAGCCCCATGCCGACGCCGGTGTCGATGACGCGCTCCACGTCGCGCAGGCGCCGCTGCCAGCCGATGTTGAACGGGTCGAACGGGTCGATCATCGGACTCGGCCGTCCGCGGGGTGGGTTTCGCTCAAGGTGTTCCCGCTCATGGTGCTTCTCCGTGGCTCGGGCGCGGCTGCGGCGCGGGATCGGGATCCGGTGGGGCTGCGCAGGGGCGGTCTGCTCGGGGTCCACCCAGATTAGTCGCCGTCGGGGTCGGCGTCGCCGTTCCGCTGCGCGGGCGGGGGAACGAGGACGAAGGTAGACTGTGCACAGAGGGTCCGAGGGTGCCGGACTGAGGGTGCCGGACTGGGAGGTGCCGTTGTGAACACGTACGTGCTGCTCGGAATCGCCACCGTCGCGTACTGGATCAGCGGTTGGGACAACCTGAGCCGGACGATCGCACACTTCGTCACGGGGTGAGGGCGGGCCCCGCCACGGCGGGGTTCTGTGCACGGCCGCGCCGTGACGGGTCGGCCCGTCAGTAGTACCAGGGGTGCCCGGACCAGTCCGGATCGCGCTTTTCGAGGAACGCGTCGCGGCCTTCCACCGCCTCGTCGGTCATGTAGGCCAGGCGGGTCGCCTCGCCGGCGAAGAGCTGCTGGCCCACCAGACCGTCGTCGAGCAGGTTGAACGCGTACTTGAGCATGCGCTGCGCCTGCGGCGACTTGCCCATGATGGCGCGTGCCCACTCGATGCCGACGTCCTCGAGCCGGTCGTGGTCGACCACCTCGTTGACGGCGCCCATCTCGTGCATCTGCTCCGCGCTGTACGCACGGCCCAGGAAGAAGATCTCGCGGGCGAACTTCTGCCCTACCTGGCGGGCCAGGTAGGCGCTGCCGAATCCGCCGTCGAAGCTGCCCACGTCGGCGTCGGTCTGCTTGAAGCGTGCGTGCTCGCGGCTGGCCAGGGTCATGTCGCAGACCACGTGCAGGCTGTGCCCGCCGCCGGCGGCCCAGCCGTTCACCAGCGCGATCACGGGCTTGGGCATCATCCGGATCAGCCGCTGCACCTCGAGGATGTGCAGGCGGCCGGCACGTCCATTGTCGACGGTGTCGGCGGTCTCGCCCGCCGCGTACCGGTACCCGCTGCGGCCGCGGATGCGCTGGTCGCCGCCCGAGCAGAAGGCCCACCCGCCGTCCTTGCGGCTCGGGCCGTTGCCGGTGAGCAGCACCGTCCCCACGTCGGCGCTCATGCGGGCGTGGTCCAGCGCCGCGTACAACTCGTCGACGGTGTGCGGGCGGAACGCGTTGCGCACCTCGGGGCGGTCGAACGCCACGCGTACGGCGCCGATCTCGCGGTGCCGATGGTAGGTGATGTCGCTGAAATCGAAGCCGGGGACGGGCTGCCAGTGCTCAGGATGGAATGTCACGCCCTGAGGATAGGCCGACGCCGCGGAAGCCCGTCCGGTTAGCGTGCAGGCATGGAAGAGATGACGCGCGCCACCGGCGCCGATGACGCTGTGCGGGACGACGGCGATGCGCCGCGGGGCGGGTTCCCCGTGTTCAGCGCGGCGCCCGAGGACGGCGGGCCGCACTTCGGCCGGTTCGTCGCCGCGATGCGCGACCTGCAGGACCTCGCTGTGTCCGCCGCCCCGGAACCGGAGGTGTTCGGCGCGGCGGCGGACAAGGCGGAGGAGCTCGCGGCGATGCTGCGCCCGTACGCCGCGGAGGAGGGGAGGTCGCCGGCCAACCGTGCGATCGGGCTGCCCGGCCGCGGCAGCCTGCTCATGCTGCCGTGGACGCTCACCGGGCTC is a window from the Tomitella gaofuii genome containing:
- a CDS encoding PaaI family thioesterase; this encodes MTRATGADDAVRDDGDAPRGGFPVFSAAPEDGGPHFGRFVAAMRDLQDLAVSAAPEPEVFGAAADKAEELAAMLRPYAAEEGRSPANRAIGLPGRGSLLMLPWTLTGLEPGRVTASGVFRRYHLGGNGAAHGGVLPLLFDDVFGMVTHAQGQPVSRTAYLTVNYRNVTPLDKELTVEATVDSVDGRKTYVSGRLWDGETLLADADALMVRLRPWQP
- a CDS encoding 1,4-dihydroxy-2-naphthoyl-CoA synthase encodes the protein MTFHPEHWQPVPGFDFSDITYHRHREIGAVRVAFDRPEVRNAFRPHTVDELYAALDHARMSADVGTVLLTGNGPSRKDGGWAFCSGGDQRIRGRSGYRYAAGETADTVDNGRAGRLHILEVQRLIRMMPKPVIALVNGWAAGGGHSLHVVCDMTLASREHARFKQTDADVGSFDGGFGSAYLARQVGQKFAREIFFLGRAYSAEQMHEMGAVNEVVDHDRLEDVGIEWARAIMGKSPQAQRMLKYAFNLLDDGLVGQQLFAGEATRLAYMTDEAVEGRDAFLEKRDPDWSGHPWYY